The following are from one region of the Streptomyces changanensis genome:
- a CDS encoding type 1 glutamine amidotransferase domain-containing protein — translation MRIAFLVAPEGVEQVELTKPWQAVADAGDTPELVSTASGHVQAFNHLDKADTFPVDRTVEEVSVDDYDALVLPGGVANPDALRMDEGAVALVRSFFDAGKPVAAICHAPWTLVEADVVRGRRLTSWPSLRTDIRNAGGDWVDEEVVVSGDGSGTTLVTSRKPDDLKAFCDTFTAEFRKAGQGSRAA, via the coding sequence GTGCGCATCGCGTTTCTGGTGGCGCCCGAGGGCGTCGAACAGGTGGAACTGACCAAGCCGTGGCAGGCGGTCGCCGACGCCGGCGACACCCCGGAGCTGGTCTCGACGGCGTCCGGGCACGTCCAGGCGTTCAACCACCTGGACAAGGCCGACACCTTCCCCGTCGACCGGACCGTGGAGGAGGTCTCGGTGGACGACTACGACGCGCTGGTCCTGCCCGGCGGCGTGGCCAACCCGGACGCCCTGCGCATGGACGAGGGGGCCGTCGCGCTCGTACGGAGCTTCTTCGACGCGGGCAAGCCGGTCGCGGCGATCTGCCACGCCCCGTGGACGCTGGTGGAGGCCGACGTCGTGCGCGGCCGGAGGCTGACCTCCTGGCCCAGCCTGCGGACCGACATCCGCAACGCGGGCGGCGACTGGGTGGACGAGGAGGTCGTCGTCTCGGGCGACGGCTCCGGTACGACGCTCGTCACGAGCCGCAAGCCGGACGACCTGAAGGCGTTCTGCGACACGTTCACCGCCGAGTTCCGCAAGGCCGGGCAGGGCAGCCGGGCCGCCTGA